A stretch of DNA from Rhodothermales bacterium:
TCCAGTTCGAGGAAGAGAGTGCCGAAGGGTCGTACGCCCTGCCGATCCGAATCCGTGATTCCCGCAATCTGATGTTTGCCAACATCTATCTGTACCGCGTCATACGGATGGTGACGCCGTACCCCGCCGGGGTATTGATCGAAAACGCTGCCGGCCTGGATTTCCGCGGCCTCCACGTATACGGCCCGTCAAAGTTCTCGTATGACAACACGCTGGTGGATCGGACCACAGGGCGGGAGGTCCGCTCGCGGGAGATCGCCCGGCTGTGGGTTTCGGGAAGTGCCGAGGTCGCCGGGCCGCCGGACGCTCGTGTCGAGCGCGTGGCGGGCGGATTCGAATTCATTGACGGGGCGGCCGTGGACCCGCACGGCAACGTCTGGTTCGTGGATGGACGGCAGCACCATATCTACCGCTGGGACCACCGGGCGGAGACCCTCACGCTTGTGCGTGATGCGCCTGTGTCGCCGGCGTCACTCACCTTCGACGAGGCGGGTCATGCCATAGTGGTGACCAACACCGGGTGGAGACGGGGAAACGTGGTGAGCTTCCATCCCGACAGCTCGGCGGCCGCCCTCAGGGAGCTTCCGCTGCGAGAGGGTCCGCTTCCGTCGGGACGTACGTATGTATGGCCTGGCCACTTGTGGCGGGACGCACACGATTTCGAACGGGTCACCTCGGCGGTCCATGACCGGTATTACGAGTCACCGGACGGGTCGCTGGTCATCCCGTATCAGGAGGATCTGTTCCGGGCGTACTCGCTGCGAAAGGCGACGCCCGGACGGCCGTTTGTCATGGCCGACGAGTTTGGACAGAAGACCGTTCGATTCTCCGTGGACCAGGACGGGCGACTGCGGGACGCGGAGGCCATCGCCGAGGAGGGCGAACTGGATGTTGCCGAGGGTCCTGACGGCAACTACTACGTGGCGGCCGGTGAGATCTTCGTGTTCGATGAGAGAGGAGCGCTTTTGGACATCATCCGGATGCCAGAGCGGCCGGCAACCCTCGTGTTCGGCGGACCCGGCCGCGACGAGTTATACGTGACGGCCAGGTCGGGGCTGTACCGCGTGCGTCTTCCGTAGCGGCGACGAACTCAGCGGGGCATCACGTATGGGCAGCAGCGGCCATTTCAGCATCCACCGGTGGGATTTTAGTGGAGCAAAGTGGATTCACACCATCGATTCCGCCAACTGCAAACAGTCGGTCCTGGCCGCCTACCGAAGATTTTTTTGTCTCGCTCAACTTAAATGCGCATTGCCCTCCGTCCTGCTACACGAGAACATGCGGGGTCGGTCGACTCTAAGAGTCGGCCCGCGTACCCGTGATGGGCGGACAATGCCCTGCACGGCCCTCGTTACATGACGGTTCCATCTGCGCGGGCGGGGCCAGAGTGACCACAACTCTGGTTGATAGCAATGAAGGCACCGCGCTACCTCTCGTTTCAAGCCCTCTCCCTTGTACTCGTTTTTGCCTTGCTCGCTGGTTGTAGTGAGTCATTCATGGCCGAGGACGATATCGAGGCTCAGGAGCAACTTCTCTCGCAGACCAAACTTCGCCACAGCAAGTTTCTCTCTCGCGCCAAGCGATTGGGCAAGGACGGTAGTGAGCTGAACGTGATCATTTCGACACTCGAGGCACAGAAAGTCATCGAACGATTCAAGGTTCTCGAGCGCTACAAGGTTCTGGAGCGCTACGAGTACGACGACGCGATGGATGGTGTCGCGATCTCGGTGATTGATGAGTCCGGTGAAGACAACTTCGAGGAGTTCTTTGCGCTTCTGGACTCCGATCCAGACGTGGCGTGGTACGAACCTGACTTCAAGCTCTGGGCTCCCGACGCCTACGCGAAGATGGCCTCTGAGACCGAGCTGGTACCGTGGGGCGTCCGGGCCGTAAACGCGGATGGGGACTGGTCAGCCTCTAGTCGTCGCAAGCAGAAGGTTCACGTCTACGTGGTGGATTCGGGCATCGAACACTCGGATCTGAATGTGGTCGAGCGGGTCGATTTCCTAAAGGGCAGCAATGAGAACGGCGATGAGGGCGGCGATGAGGACGGCGACCCGGACGGACACGGAACGCATGTAGCGGGGATAATAGGTGCCATCGAAGATGGTGACCACGTGGTTGGCGTCGCTCCGGGTGTGCAGCTGCACGACTTCCGCGTGTTGGGTGCAGATGGTTCCACGGATGTCTCGGTCGTCATCGCGGCCGTCGAGCGCATCACGGAGGAAAAGCTGGCCAACTCGAAGCAAGCCATGGTTGTTAATATGAGCCTCGGTGAGAACATCGGCACCAGCTCGTTCACGGCGCTCGATGAGGCGATAGAGGCATCGATCGCCGCAGGGGTTATCTACGTAGTGGCTTCAGGCAACTACGGCGATGATGCCGAAAATGTCACTCCGGCGCACGTCGGCGGAGCCATTACGGTTGGCGCGTACGACGAAAGTGGTTATCACGCCTGGTTCTCCGATGCCGGTTCACTGCTGGACGTTTATGCACCCGGTGTTGACATCCTGTCGTTGGAAGCCGGCGGCAGCCTGCAGATGATGAGCGGCACCTCGATGGCGGCCGCGCACGTAACCGGAATCGTCGCTCGTATTCTGGCTGACGATTATCGAGCCAGTCCGTCGAAGGTGGCCAGCCTGATCACCTCTCGTGCATCGGACCTCATCTTCGGAGTGCCAGCCGGGACGACTGACGAGGGCGCCGAAATCGTCCCATGCCCCGAGCGAGACGACGGAGTTTGCGAGTGGGATGGATAGCGACAACACGTCAAAGGAAATTGAAACGGCCCCGCAGGACATGGTTCTGCGGGGTCTCTTCGTTTGACGGAGATAGGACAGGAGTGTACAAATAGGGGACGCGAA
This window harbors:
- a CDS encoding S8 family serine peptidase; translation: MKAPRYLSFQALSLVLVFALLAGCSESFMAEDDIEAQEQLLSQTKLRHSKFLSRAKRLGKDGSELNVIISTLEAQKVIERFKVLERYKVLERYEYDDAMDGVAISVIDESGEDNFEEFFALLDSDPDVAWYEPDFKLWAPDAYAKMASETELVPWGVRAVNADGDWSASSRRKQKVHVYVVDSGIEHSDLNVVERVDFLKGSNENGDEGGDEDGDPDGHGTHVAGIIGAIEDGDHVVGVAPGVQLHDFRVLGADGSTDVSVVIAAVERITEEKLANSKQAMVVNMSLGENIGTSSFTALDEAIEASIAAGVIYVVASGNYGDDAENVTPAHVGGAITVGAYDESGYHAWFSDAGSLLDVYAPGVDILSLEAGGSLQMMSGTSMAAAHVTGIVARILADDYRASPSKVASLITSRASDLIFGVPAGTTDEGAEIVPCPERDDGVCEWDG
- a CDS encoding gluconolaconase, translating into QFEEESAEGSYALPIRIRDSRNLMFANIYLYRVIRMVTPYPAGVLIENAAGLDFRGLHVYGPSKFSYDNTLVDRTTGREVRSREIARLWVSGSAEVAGPPDARVERVAGGFEFIDGAAVDPHGNVWFVDGRQHHIYRWDHRAETLTLVRDAPVSPASLTFDEAGHAIVVTNTGWRRGNVVSFHPDSSAAALRELPLREGPLPSGRTYVWPGHLWRDAHDFERVTSAVHDRYYESPDGSLVIPYQEDLFRAYSLRKATPGRPFVMADEFGQKTVRFSVDQDGRLRDAEAIAEEGELDVAEGPDGNYYVAAGEIFVFDERGALLDIIRMPERPATLVFGGPGRDELYVTARSGLYRVRLP